A stretch of DNA from Pyramidobacter porci:
ATAAGAGCGTACGGCATAATTTCTTATTTTAACGCAAAGAACGCCGTTCGTGGCGGATGATTTGAGCGGAAAACAAAAATCGTTCTGCGCCGGCGCGGCCGTTTCGTGGTACACTTTGCGCAGAGAATCTTTTCTTAAGATGGAAAGGAGCGAATTATCCATGGATTACCGTATCGAAAAAGACAGCATGGGCGAGATCGCCGTTCCCGCCGAGCGCCACTGGGGCGCGCAGACGCAGCGCAGTTACGAGAACTTCCGCATCGGCACGGAGACGATGCCGCGCGAGATCATCGAAGCCTTTTTGATCCTCAAGAAAGCCGCCGCCGCGGCCAACGGCCGCCTTGGCGCGCTCGACGCCGAAACCGCGGAGGCGATCATGCGCGCGGCCGACGAACTGCTGGCCGGCGACTGCTGGGAAGAATTTCCCCTCAAGGTCTGGCAGACGGGCAGTGGCACCCAGAGCAACATGAACGTCAACGAGGTGATTGCCCGTCTCGCTTCCGAGCGTCTGGGGCGGAAGATCCATCCCAACGACCACGTCAACCGTAGCCAAAGCAGCAACGACACGTTCCCCACGGCGCTGCACGTCGCCGCCGTGCTGGCCGTGGAAAAAGGCGTGCTCCCCGCGCTGGAAAAGATGCGCGAGTGTTTGCAGGCCAAGTCGGAACGGTACATGGATCTGGTCAAGATCGGGCGCACGCACCTGCAGGACGCCACGCCGCTGACGCTGGGACAGGAGATCGGCGGCTGGGCGCGCATGCTCGAACGTTGCCAGGCCATGATCATGACGGCCGCGGAGTTCATGAAGGAGCTGGCCCTCGGCGGCACGGCCGTGGGCACGGGGCTGAACGCGCCCGAACAGTTCGGCAGATTCG
This window harbors:
- the fumC gene encoding class II fumarate hydratase, translating into MDYRIEKDSMGEIAVPAERHWGAQTQRSYENFRIGTETMPREIIEAFLILKKAAAAANGRLGALDAETAEAIMRAADELLAGDCWEEFPLKVWQTGSGTQSNMNVNEVIARLASERLGRKIHPNDHVNRSQSSNDTFPTALHVAAVLAVEKGVLPALEKMRECLQAKSERYMDLVKIGRTHLQDATPLTLGQEIGGWARMLERCQAMIMTAAEFMKELALGGTAVGTGLNAPEQFGRFAAQAIGDITGVDFRSAPNKFHSLTSRDEIVSLHGALKALAADLMKIANDVRWLASGPRCGLGELKIPANEPGSSIMPGKVNPTQCEAVTMVAVQVMGNDAAVGFAASQGNFELNVFLPVIAYNFLQSCRLLGDAMNSFTDRCLAGLEANEARIAENLSRSLMLVTALAPKIGYDKAAEIAKKANGEGTTLREAALALGYLSAKEFDAAVRPELMVGRPVGAVKPPAAKSAEKE